The following is a genomic window from Elaeis guineensis isolate ETL-2024a chromosome 10, EG11, whole genome shotgun sequence.
tctttcctcctctttttcttttttacttcATATAATATCCTAAACAGTTTTATCTTCATAAACAAATTCTTCACTTTCtatatccaaaaagttcataagaagtctaaaatattttcagagcTTCTATAAGAAACAGCTGCCCAAGAGTTCTCTTCGTCGACCCATTTGTTCAACAATTTAAGTGCCGGAATTTGAGATGGATGTGAAAGAAAGTAGGATAGTTGTGATTCTACCtctgattaaaaataattttaatagcatatatattgatatatatcaaCTATTGAGAGATCcgcttcttttgtttcttttccttAAGAAATTATCTGAGTGTATGTAATTTTAAAAAATGGGAATAGCTATAAGATGCGAAGAGTGATGTATGTGGAGGAGAGACCTTTGGTCTCCTTTTCCTTAAAAGATAGAGATTTTGTGTTTGAAAACTCAAAATGTCGGGCATCGCACTGAAGTTGATCCCAAGATTTCTGTGTTATTTAACTGATCCACAGTGATACCACCTGCACCTGGACACCAAGCTAAACTAATATTTGATGATATATGTTTCATGAAACAATACTTGTTGCATTTTAAAGATTTTACTGAAGAAAATTAGTTGAGTTTGACCATCTAGAAACAAAACAtattgtaattttaaaatttggtaAAAAACATAAATGTTCTTGGGAACATGTAACATCATATTGTCTCTAATATTAACAATTAGGAGAGATTGGGATATAAGCTTTTCTCAGCGAACGTTAATTACTAGAATTTGAGGGATTTAGCTATAAAAATGAATATTGCtggtagattatatatatatatatataattactaGAATTTGAGGGATTTAGCTATAAAAATGAATATTGCtggtagattatatatatatatatatatatatatatatatatatatatataataaagtaAGTTATAATGTGGCCGTTGGCCGTTTGTTTTTATTAGAACTCATTTCTCTTGTCCTTGCCTAATAGGTTGCTAAGAATTTCCAACTTTATCATATAACTATGAGACATAGTCACACAGAATCCTCTCAAAAATTAGTTACATAAAAATAGAATACTACAGATCAGGAGTGGTAATGAGAAAGTGGTAGTGACAACATTAATCACTTGTAAAACGAATGCAATGTGCGTCATGCCTTTTTCTGTTTTTCACGCTGATGATCAACAAACAcatccaagcaaaaaaaaaaaaaaaaaaatcagcctcaTTATGAATCGAAGTCTTGGTGGCTCCCAAGATCACAATCCAAACTAAGGAATTGGACATGCCATCATCATCTGATGATGATATGAGTGGATATTTTGAACATGAGACCTACCATCCAAATCTAAAGTGTACTCTCCTATCATTTTGCTGCTCCTAATCTTTGCTTCCTCAAGCCATGAGATGCCATCATCAGCCCTCCATATCTGGAGGGCATTTCTGTCCTGAGACCTCCTCCTCCACTCTCTATTCTCTTAAGCGAGTGCCATACGGCTCCCTCCCACAATACCCACCAACAATATACCAACATATTCCCCCACTCTCCTCTCTTTCCTCTCCCCTtcccttccttttctctctctttacattcccctctccctctcctctcttcacCTGTCTTCATTCCCTTCTCTCTCCCCACTTCCATCTTCTCTTTACTTCGctctttctctcatggcctcaccTGAAGAAGGTCCAGAACCACTAAAATATCAGGTAGTTCTGAACTCTCTATCCTCTGTTTTTACTCTGTTGTGCTCTGTTTCTTTCAAAGAAAAGTTCCATTTGAGAACAAGGTTCAAGGAAATGGTTTTGTGGTGCTCCAGACTTTGACCTTGAAGGTCTCCATCCACTGCGAAGGCtgtaagaagaaagtgaagaaggtcctCCATAGCATCGAAGGTAAACCCTATCAGTTTAGGCTTCCTCTCTTCTGCTTTGTGCTGGAGTTTCCTTCACCAAGATTGTATTTTTATGGAGTTTTCTTCTCCAAGATTGGATTTTTATTGGGTTTTCTTGGAAATTTCTCAGGTGTCTATAAGACTACCGTTGATTCCCAGCAGCAGAAGGTGATCGTCATAGGGAACGTTGAGGCGGACACGCTCATCAAGAAGCTCCTCAAGACCGGGAAGCACGCCGAGCTCTGGCCGGAGAAGAAGCCCAACAAccccggcggcggcggcggcggcggtggcaagaagaacaagaacaagaacaagGCCTCAGGCAAACCAAACGAGCCGTCGGAAAACCCGGAGAGCAATCAGACCCCCTCCGGCGATGATTCTCCCCCGGACTCCTCTGCCAATGCCGACGGCAATGCCCCGAATATCGGTGGCAAGGATTCTCCAAAGGCCGACAACAAGGAGACTGGGAACTCCCCACCATCTGACAAACAgaacggcggcggcggcggcgcccccgcccccgcccccggcggcggcggtggcggtggtaagaagaaagggaagaagggtCAGAAGGAGAACAGtggcggcggcggtggcggtgGCGGTGGCGGTGGAGGTGAAGGTCCAGGAGTCTCAGAAGGGATGGGCGGCAAACCAGGCAGCGGCGGTGGCAGCGTAGTGAGCTTGCCGGCGTTCAGTTATGGAGTCTACCCGACGTCGCAGCCGCCGGCCTATGTAGTGAGCTACAGCACTGTGCAGCCGAGTGCAAGCTATGGCGGTGCCTACTACCCGATGCCCATGAATCAGAGCAGCTACTTCTATTCCACTGCGACGCCAGGTTCGTGTTATATCTTCAGTGATGAGAATGCCAATGCCTGTAGAATCATGTGAGGAAGAtgat
Proteins encoded in this region:
- the LOC105052499 gene encoding uncharacterized protein: MASPEEGPEPLKYQTLTLKVSIHCEGCKKKVKKVLHSIEGVYKTTVDSQQQKVIVIGNVEADTLIKKLLKTGKHAELWPEKKPNNPGGGGGGGGKKNKNKNKASGKPNEPSENPESNQTPSGDDSPPDSSANADGNAPNIGGKDSPKADNKETGNSPPSDKQNGGGGGAPAPAPGGGGGGGKKKGKKGQKENSGGGGGGGGGGGGEGPGVSEGMGGKPGSGGGSVVSLPAFSYGVYPTSQPPAYVVSYSTVQPSASYGGAYYPMPMNQSSYFYSTATPGSCYIFSDENANACRIM